Proteins from one candidate division KSB1 bacterium genomic window:
- a CDS encoding 6-carboxytetrahydropterin synthase, which translates to MPIVYVTRKIHFSAAHRLHSDKLSEDENRRIYGLCNNPLGHGHNYEVEVTVCGEPDPITGMVIDLKELKEILERRVAAPMDHKHLNEEVDFLAGVVPTAENIAVAIWHQIEGELPKGKLYEVKVYETERNIAVYRGE; encoded by the coding sequence ATGCCGATCGTCTATGTTACGCGAAAAATTCATTTCAGCGCCGCGCATAGGCTGCACAGCGACAAGTTGAGCGAAGATGAGAATCGCCGCATCTACGGATTGTGCAACAATCCTCTCGGCCATGGCCACAACTATGAGGTGGAGGTGACGGTCTGCGGCGAGCCGGATCCGATAACGGGAATGGTCATCGATCTCAAGGAGCTGAAGGAAATTTTAGAGCGTCGTGTGGCGGCGCCTATGGATCACAAACATCTCAATGAGGAGGTCGATTTTTTGGCCGGTGTTGTACCGACTGCCGAGAACATCGCCGTGGCAATCTGGCATCAAATCGAAGGAGAGTTGCCGAAAGGAAAATTGTACGAAGTAAAAGTCTATGAAACCGAACGCAACATTGCCGTCTATCGAGGAGAATAA
- the folE gene encoding GTP cyclohydrolase I FolE encodes MSERIEQAVTQILQEIGENPQREGLIKTPRRVAKAYEFLTKGYKVDIEKLVNEAIFHEECNEMVLVRNIEFYSLCEHHMLPFYGKCHVAYLPKGKIIGLSKIPRLVDAFSRRLQVQERLTNQIAMTLQELLNPYGVAVIMEGKHLCMMMRGVEKQNSFVTTSAMLGTFKQERATRMELLNLIQTQV; translated from the coding sequence ATGTCGGAAAGAATTGAACAAGCCGTTACTCAAATCCTGCAGGAAATCGGAGAAAATCCGCAGCGCGAGGGGCTTATCAAAACACCCCGGCGCGTTGCCAAGGCCTATGAATTTTTGACCAAGGGCTACAAGGTCGACATTGAAAAGCTCGTCAACGAAGCCATTTTTCATGAAGAGTGCAACGAGATGGTGCTGGTACGCAACATCGAGTTCTATAGTCTGTGCGAGCACCATATGCTTCCTTTTTACGGCAAATGTCACGTGGCTTATCTGCCGAAAGGCAAGATCATCGGTTTGAGCAAGATCCCGCGGCTGGTGGACGCTTTTTCGCGGCGCCTGCAGGTGCAGGAACGGCTCACCAATCAGATCGCCATGACGCTGCAGGAACTGCTCAATCCCTACGGCGTCGCCGTGATCATGGAAGGTAAACATCTCTGCATGATGATGCGCGGCGTTGAAAAGCAGAACAGCTTTGTCACTACCAGCGCCATGCTCGGAACTTTTAAGCAAGAACGGGCGACGCGCATGGAACTCCTCAACCTCATTCAGACGCAGGTGTAA
- a CDS encoding SDR family oxidoreductase, whose translation MDLWNKIVWITGSGRGIGAATAELLAEHGARIVVSSRSEENAEMVASRINAEGGSALAFRCDVRDERQIQELVEQTSEEWGPIDVLVNNAGVAHFKKIIETSPEEWDEMMDVNLKAAFLCTRAVLPSMMDRGEGHIVNIVSVAGMQPYYKSGGYCASKYGLLGFTEVLRLETRKYGIKVTAVAPGATLTDIWGDRAVDPSRMMRPQDVARAVLAVLLADPGAMVETVVLRPQGGDL comes from the coding sequence ATGGACCTTTGGAACAAGATCGTTTGGATAACCGGCAGCGGCCGCGGCATCGGCGCTGCTACTGCCGAGCTGTTGGCCGAGCATGGAGCACGCATCGTCGTTTCGTCTCGCAGCGAAGAGAACGCCGAGATGGTCGCGTCGCGCATCAACGCCGAAGGCGGCTCGGCTCTTGCCTTTCGCTGCGATGTGAGGGACGAACGTCAGATTCAAGAGTTGGTGGAACAAACAAGCGAAGAATGGGGCCCAATCGACGTGCTCGTCAACAATGCCGGTGTGGCGCACTTTAAAAAAATCATCGAAACAAGTCCTGAAGAGTGGGACGAGATGATGGACGTCAATCTCAAAGCGGCGTTTCTTTGTACGCGTGCCGTCCTGCCGAGCATGATGGATAGGGGAGAGGGGCACATCGTCAACATCGTTTCGGTAGCCGGCATGCAGCCTTATTACAAATCCGGCGGTTATTGCGCCTCCAAATACGGGCTTCTGGGATTTACCGAAGTCCTGCGCCTGGAAACCCGCAAGTACGGCATAAAAGTGACGGCCGTGGCGCCCGGGGCGACGCTGACCGACATTTGGGGCGACCGTGCCGTTGATCCTTCCCGCATGATGCGGCCGCAGGATGTGGCGCGTGCCGTTTTGGCCGTGTTGCTGGCTGATCCCGGCGCCATGGTCGAAACCGTCGTTTTGCGCCCCCAAGGCGGTGACCTGTGA
- a CDS encoding bifunctional oligoribonuclease/PAP phosphatase NrnA — protein sequence MTTSFDAAAAAEKLKSFLGDKSCILISTHRNPDGDGLGSEIALAEYLKQISIEPIIINPDPTPQIYEFLDPNQEIRIYSKDAFDALEQRLDGVILVDVNETHRLDDLGKRLQDLQLPIAVIDHHPNGNTEAVCAILDAAAASTGEILFELLVAADATISLPMAEALYTCILTDTGAFRFNNTTPRTHRIAARLLEIGVRARDIYSTIYESYSKQRAWLKGELLAGLRYELDDRLCWFVLSREILNKTGATLQDAEGFAELPNIIRSVEMSLLFTETEDGVTKVGFRSKGRVPVRPLAEQYGGGGHLYASGAVLPMRLDEAIRILVPKAVSFLQKHLEGSD from the coding sequence ATGACAACGTCGTTCGATGCCGCCGCTGCGGCCGAGAAATTGAAGAGCTTTCTCGGCGATAAAAGTTGTATCTTGATCTCTACGCATCGCAACCCCGACGGAGACGGTTTGGGCAGCGAAATCGCACTTGCCGAATATTTGAAGCAAATCAGCATCGAGCCGATAATCATCAATCCTGATCCGACGCCGCAAATTTACGAATTTTTAGATCCGAATCAGGAAATTCGGATCTATTCAAAAGACGCTTTTGACGCGCTTGAGCAAAGGTTGGACGGAGTCATTCTCGTCGACGTAAACGAAACGCATCGGCTGGATGATCTGGGCAAAAGGCTGCAGGATTTGCAGCTGCCGATCGCGGTCATCGATCATCATCCGAACGGCAACACAGAAGCAGTTTGTGCCATACTGGATGCCGCGGCGGCCTCCACCGGCGAAATTCTTTTCGAACTGCTCGTTGCCGCAGACGCAACCATTTCTTTGCCCATGGCGGAGGCGCTCTATACATGCATTTTGACGGATACTGGAGCTTTCCGCTTTAACAACACGACGCCGCGAACGCATCGCATCGCCGCTCGGCTCCTCGAAATAGGGGTGAGGGCGCGTGACATCTACTCGACAATCTATGAGAGCTATTCGAAACAGCGGGCTTGGCTAAAGGGCGAGCTGTTGGCCGGCCTTCGGTACGAGCTCGACGACCGGCTGTGCTGGTTCGTCCTGTCGCGTGAAATTTTGAACAAAACCGGCGCCACACTGCAGGATGCCGAGGGTTTTGCAGAACTTCCCAACATTATTCGCAGTGTGGAAATGAGCCTCCTGTTTACGGAAACCGAAGACGGCGTTACCAAAGTGGGTTTTCGCTCCAAAGGACGGGTGCCGGTGCGGCCGCTGGCCGAACAGTACGGCGGCGGCGGACATTTGTATGCCAGCGGCGCCGTTTTGCCGATGAGACTCGATGAGGCGATCCGCATTCTCGTCCCCAAGGCGGTCTCGTTCCTCCAAAAGCACCTTGAAGGCAGCGACTGA
- a CDS encoding PAS domain-containing protein: MAGIEQEKLDAFYQLARIAVLISDPAGLERHFCELLKRLVSCNAVLVFHYVTEKRQLIAANPYNPGQDGEQSIAISEEEPFFAELLLRRKSALKQNSATPILPAMGSELFIPLISPFEILGILYVARITPFGFPKEEIQFLEHAAVNLTFALERESLRRQIVRRQTEIYMRQQSYLALLEAIPYPALVVDTNNDVCNEANEAARRLFGADRVGFIDKPFRSLCRLESEGERVVTVIDGRRYAVVSMPLGELPQSLYLFIPLISTAALRTAALFSTSLPVDWPECVKAVASALQSPIAVCRRSENGPWQTIGAFHPQLPAEFEAEGLEEFFERSIQMQRLLHLNPAHAGAPDSISLRFGNSAPAVVAPLYELPYQACAVFFTESPIERPQFEQEIHLAAAALSLKLLQKEAERADAASRRASLAAELQLFKKGKPPIDQLFVDVLETMTKYLACDFVSFSLTQGGEFTTAFCTPKIQPFLPSGVELLPMAEAKGEWRLLAVSESTSEPASPSTCGGLPFTLPAHYSTFILDGQNSLGRIVLGRLKNAPFTPDERQMVQDVASALAEILTEETKSITTVVRFTPIIPLLAAFKGDYWTEAWRNAVAATVGDATVRFGFHNEADPADCIRMVLPEVLGEKISPEKAAAFLPSFVQDRAPLLVQTAEDAVEWFCLPETPPPDPWRPLILTPVVHAERLAAVFSVSAGSQEHEDQLFELLTQVAEALCLLFPFEELLRREFETGLRLSSVEQILQKLGGRLSIMPAAEKARGII; encoded by the coding sequence ATGGCGGGAATCGAACAGGAAAAACTCGATGCTTTCTACCAGCTGGCCAGGATTGCCGTGCTTATTTCCGATCCTGCCGGGCTCGAAAGGCATTTCTGTGAGCTGCTGAAGCGCCTGGTTTCCTGCAATGCGGTGCTCGTCTTTCATTATGTTACGGAAAAACGGCAGCTGATCGCCGCCAATCCTTACAATCCCGGCCAGGACGGCGAACAAAGTATCGCTATTTCGGAAGAAGAGCCCTTTTTTGCCGAACTGCTCCTGAGGCGAAAGAGCGCTCTCAAGCAGAACAGCGCAACCCCCATCTTGCCGGCCATGGGCTCGGAGCTGTTTATTCCGCTCATTTCTCCCTTTGAGATACTCGGTATCTTGTACGTCGCCCGCATTACCCCTTTTGGTTTTCCCAAAGAGGAAATCCAGTTTCTCGAACACGCTGCGGTTAATTTGACCTTTGCGCTTGAACGGGAAAGCCTGCGCCGACAGATCGTGCGGCGACAAACCGAGATTTATATGCGGCAGCAAAGTTACCTCGCGCTCCTCGAAGCGATTCCGTATCCGGCTTTGGTCGTTGATACGAACAACGATGTTTGTAACGAAGCGAACGAAGCGGCGAGGCGGCTGTTCGGCGCCGATCGAGTTGGTTTTATCGACAAGCCCTTTCGGTCGCTTTGTCGATTGGAATCAGAGGGAGAGCGTGTTGTGACCGTCATCGACGGCAGACGCTATGCCGTCGTCTCGATGCCGCTCGGAGAGTTGCCGCAAAGCCTCTATCTTTTCATACCGCTGATCTCCACCGCTGCGCTTCGAACGGCGGCTCTTTTTTCGACCTCGTTGCCCGTTGACTGGCCGGAGTGCGTCAAGGCGGTTGCTTCGGCTCTACAATCACCGATCGCCGTTTGCCGCCGCTCCGAAAACGGCCCCTGGCAAACCATCGGCGCTTTTCACCCGCAGTTACCGGCAGAGTTTGAGGCTGAAGGTCTGGAAGAGTTTTTCGAACGATCTATTCAGATGCAGCGGCTGCTTCATCTGAACCCCGCGCATGCAGGCGCACCGGACAGCATCAGCCTCCGGTTCGGCAACAGCGCGCCGGCAGTGGTCGCGCCTTTATATGAGCTTCCTTATCAAGCATGTGCCGTCTTTTTTACGGAAAGCCCGATCGAGCGGCCGCAATTCGAGCAGGAGATACATCTTGCCGCAGCCGCTTTGTCTCTCAAATTGTTGCAAAAGGAAGCCGAACGCGCCGATGCCGCCTCGCGGCGCGCCTCTCTTGCAGCCGAACTGCAGCTCTTTAAAAAGGGAAAGCCGCCAATCGATCAATTGTTCGTCGATGTGCTCGAGACAATGACGAAATATCTTGCCTGTGATTTTGTCTCTTTTTCCTTGACCCAAGGGGGGGAATTTACGACGGCGTTCTGTACCCCAAAAATACAGCCCTTTTTGCCTTCGGGGGTAGAATTGCTGCCGATGGCTGAAGCCAAAGGCGAGTGGCGCCTGCTTGCCGTTTCCGAGTCAACCTCCGAACCCGCTTCCCCGTCGACTTGTGGAGGATTGCCTTTCACTTTGCCGGCGCATTATAGCACTTTTATTTTGGATGGTCAAAACAGTCTTGGACGAATTGTGCTTGGTCGCCTAAAGAATGCTCCCTTTACGCCGGATGAACGGCAGATGGTGCAGGACGTCGCATCGGCCTTGGCGGAAATCCTGACGGAAGAAACCAAATCGATTACGACTGTTGTGCGTTTCACGCCCATCATTCCTCTGCTCGCCGCTTTTAAAGGGGATTATTGGACAGAGGCGTGGCGTAATGCGGTCGCCGCGACAGTGGGCGATGCGACGGTGCGTTTTGGTTTTCATAACGAGGCTGATCCGGCGGACTGCATCCGCATGGTTTTGCCGGAAGTGCTTGGAGAAAAGATCTCGCCCGAGAAAGCGGCAGCTTTTTTGCCCTCCTTTGTCCAGGACCGGGCGCCGCTCCTTGTACAGACGGCCGAGGATGCGGTCGAATGGTTCTGTCTACCGGAGACACCGCCTCCGGATCCCTGGCGGCCGCTCATTCTGACGCCGGTCGTGCATGCCGAACGATTGGCTGCGGTCTTTTCCGTGTCCGCCGGCAGTCAAGAACATGAAGATCAGCTTTTCGAACTTTTGACGCAGGTCGCCGAAGCGCTATGCCTGCTTTTCCCCTTTGAAGAACTATTGCGGCGTGAATTCGAGACCGGCTTGCGCTTATCGAGCGTGGAACAAATTCTGCAAAAGTTGGGCGGCAGGTTGTCGATCATGCCGGCGGCTGAAAAGGCGAGAGGGATCATTTGA
- a CDS encoding response regulator: MPQPIKALIIEDDLQQARAFALRLGKYNPPFDVRTAYDAQSAFDFLESQPFDVVTLDYHLPGASGLEVLKKIKKQHPHLPVVMLTGQGDEQVAVQAMRSGAIDYLTKTPEQLDMLPRVLLRAVRENQLTLLLEQSRRRYYDLFHNADIAIFVIDAQTMQIVQVNQRAKTLLGLEERVLLQKAFFNIASPDQQAMLEKMIEQINKTGHGQAQNLTLLGAERRPIPTDITGALVESGGRRLIEMFVTDISEKLRIQRQLQLSQQRLLALFNGITDLICVINNDYRLQMANKYYMEATGTDPRSLMQRSCHEVLFGRSHPCENCPAPKTFLDGRSEFIEMHHNGRVYHISTFPMRNLAQQVEYVVEYVKDVTQQKEVERQLMKAEKMASLGLLSSGIAHELRNPLNVIESARYAIETELGDRFPEITKKLQTIRSNVQRASAIIENLLQFSRPAVSPKEKVEVVALLHSVLGLLAEEIKSRRIRTAVQAPEPLRVIVNVDSLKQAFLNIILNAVQAMPNGGDLIIRCRRTEAGQVQIDFEDTGVGIPKENMKYLFTPFFSTKSPREGTGLGLYLTYMLLKREGGDIRCRSVEGKGTTFSLLLPAAQ; encoded by the coding sequence ATGCCGCAACCGATCAAAGCACTCATCATCGAGGATGATCTGCAGCAGGCGCGGGCCTTTGCTCTGCGGCTCGGCAAATACAATCCGCCGTTCGACGTCCGCACCGCCTACGACGCCCAATCGGCGTTCGATTTCCTCGAATCGCAACCCTTTGACGTTGTCACGCTCGACTATCATCTTCCGGGCGCCAGCGGTTTGGAGGTGCTGAAAAAAATCAAAAAGCAGCATCCCCATCTGCCGGTGGTGATGTTGACCGGCCAGGGCGACGAACAGGTGGCGGTGCAGGCGATGCGTTCCGGCGCCATCGATTATCTGACTAAAACACCGGAACAGCTCGACATGCTGCCGCGCGTTCTGCTGCGGGCGGTGCGCGAAAATCAACTGACGTTGTTATTGGAGCAGAGCCGAAGGCGTTATTATGATCTGTTCCACAACGCCGATATTGCGATTTTCGTCATCGATGCCCAGACGATGCAGATCGTGCAGGTCAATCAGCGTGCCAAAACGCTGCTGGGTCTGGAAGAAAGAGTGTTGCTGCAGAAAGCTTTTTTCAATATTGCTTCGCCTGATCAGCAGGCCATGCTGGAAAAAATGATCGAGCAGATCAACAAAACGGGACATGGACAGGCGCAAAACTTGACGTTGTTGGGGGCGGAACGACGCCCCATCCCGACGGACATCACCGGCGCCCTCGTTGAGTCGGGAGGCAGACGGCTCATCGAGATGTTCGTCACCGACATTAGTGAAAAGCTGCGCATTCAACGACAACTTCAGCTCAGTCAACAGCGGCTGCTGGCGTTGTTCAACGGCATAACCGATCTGATCTGCGTCATCAATAACGATTATCGCCTTCAGATGGCCAACAAGTACTATATGGAAGCGACCGGAACGGACCCGAGGTCTTTGATGCAAAGGAGTTGTCACGAAGTGCTTTTCGGCCGTTCCCATCCTTGCGAAAACTGTCCGGCCCCCAAGACTTTTCTCGACGGCCGCTCCGAGTTTATCGAAATGCACCACAACGGCAGAGTCTATCACATCTCGACCTTTCCGATGCGCAATTTGGCGCAGCAAGTGGAATACGTGGTCGAATACGTCAAAGATGTGACCCAGCAGAAAGAAGTCGAACGGCAATTGATGAAGGCGGAAAAGATGGCGTCTCTGGGGCTGCTCTCTTCGGGGATTGCCCACGAGCTGCGAAATCCGCTCAACGTCATCGAATCGGCGCGTTATGCTATCGAAACCGAACTCGGAGACCGTTTCCCCGAGATCACCAAAAAGCTGCAGACCATCCGCAGCAATGTGCAGCGGGCGTCGGCCATCATCGAAAATCTGCTCCAATTTTCACGCCCGGCGGTTTCGCCGAAAGAAAAAGTCGAAGTCGTTGCGCTGCTGCACAGTGTACTCGGCTTATTAGCCGAGGAGATCAAAAGTCGGCGTATTCGCACGGCGGTTCAGGCGCCCGAACCTCTGCGGGTAATTGTGAATGTCGATTCGCTCAAGCAGGCGTTTTTGAATATCATCCTCAATGCCGTTCAGGCGATGCCGAACGGCGGCGATCTCATCATCCGCTGTCGGCGCACTGAAGCCGGTCAGGTGCAGATCGATTTCGAAGACACCGGCGTCGGCATTCCGAAAGAAAATATGAAGTACCTCTTCACGCCCTTTTTTTCCACAAAAAGCCCCCGCGAAGGTACGGGACTGGGGCTTTACCTCACCTACATGCTCCTCAAGCGGGAGGGTGGAGATATCCGCTGTCGCAGCGTCGAAGGCAAAGGGACGACATTCAGCCTGCTTCTGCCTGCCGCTCAATAA
- a CDS encoding efflux RND transporter permease subunit — protein sequence MKITEIAVRRVVTSTMVFLIILGFGFFSLLRLKLDLYPKLEFPVIAVITQYTGVGPFDMETVVTRPIEETLATVKNVKRINSQSAQSLSLITLEFDWGTDMNQAEIDVRNQLDFVRDMLPPDVTSPMVFAFDPSMQPILYFSVTSDVHGPAELRRIAQHEIEPRMERIPGVASAMTTGGMAREIKVLVDPLRLRAHNLSIQQVVQALQINNLQIPSGYIENGRQEFTIQTVGEYRSIEQIENTSILSPAGASVRIKDVADVIDGFKEERQRAWANGKPSVMLFLQRQSDANTVQACKAVMKELPKIQSELPKGVHIETFLDMSEFIRRSMSNLGNTALQAIVITFVVLLFFLRNLRSSLIVAVSIPISIMATFAVMDQAGLTLNIISMAGLALAVGMLVDNSIVVLESIFRLREEGDGPVDAANHGTNQVAMAITASTLTTLAVFVPVLFVPGLAGQLFKEMVITICSSLIISLVVALTLIPMLSSRFLTAEKAAEGRWKKWSDMIGQWIDSLRERYTQRLEWALHHRGLVLTVTGALFIVSVVLLVVRGGEFLPEGDDGFISIAVDRTPGISLDEMSRTMKQIDDILAAKVPEAVGTLSTFGQGEGIMAFFSSRFAAEGDITVRLPSLSKRKRSEDEIKASLREDFARIPDAKINFSDRGQQAMMGNAADITVKIIGHDLSMAEAMANTILERVKKIRGVVFAETSIEKARPELVINLDRDRIADLGLSTAQVGQTVSTSILGSVVTRYREGGDEFDIRVQLAPEARQSKEDLENLLIMTPQGRQIPLRAVASIEYTKSPQTIVREDQERVVSVNIDISGRDLRSITRDVKKVLAGVAVPPDFRFEIGGSAEDMQESFMYLGIAMLVAIVLTYMVMASQFESLVDPFIILFTIPMSFIGVALALLITNTPLSVMALVGIVMLVGIVVNNGIVLVDYTNQLRHRGLDLFEALIQAGRIRMRPVLMTAATTILAMTPLAFGLGESGEQWAPMARAVMGGLTVSTLLTLLVVPVIYAVVEITSAKRKQKKQAKRQARIAG from the coding sequence ATGAAGATTACCGAAATTGCCGTCCGAAGAGTCGTCACCTCGACGATGGTCTTTTTGATCATTCTGGGGTTCGGCTTTTTTTCGCTGCTGCGCTTAAAGCTGGATCTCTATCCCAAGCTTGAATTTCCGGTCATTGCGGTGATCACACAGTATACCGGCGTCGGTCCATTCGACATGGAAACGGTGGTGACCCGACCGATCGAAGAGACGTTGGCGACGGTGAAAAACGTCAAGCGCATCAATTCCCAATCGGCGCAGAGCCTGTCGCTGATCACGCTCGAGTTCGATTGGGGAACCGACATGAATCAAGCCGAAATCGACGTGCGCAATCAATTGGATTTTGTACGCGACATGCTGCCGCCGGACGTGACCTCGCCGATGGTATTCGCCTTTGATCCCTCGATGCAGCCGATTCTCTATTTTTCGGTCACTTCCGACGTCCACGGGCCGGCGGAGCTTCGCCGCATTGCCCAGCACGAGATCGAACCGCGCATGGAGCGCATTCCCGGGGTGGCCTCCGCCATGACGACCGGCGGCATGGCGCGGGAAATCAAAGTACTGGTCGATCCTTTGCGCCTGCGCGCTCATAACTTGTCCATTCAGCAGGTGGTACAGGCTCTGCAGATCAACAATCTGCAAATCCCCAGCGGCTATATAGAAAACGGCCGCCAGGAATTCACCATTCAGACCGTCGGCGAATATCGCAGCATCGAACAGATCGAGAACACGAGCATTCTGTCGCCCGCCGGCGCAAGTGTTCGGATCAAGGATGTTGCGGACGTCATTGACGGATTCAAAGAAGAACGGCAAAGAGCTTGGGCGAACGGCAAGCCGTCGGTCATGCTCTTTCTGCAGCGGCAGTCGGACGCCAACACGGTTCAAGCTTGTAAGGCAGTCATGAAAGAGTTGCCGAAAATTCAAAGCGAGCTGCCTAAAGGTGTGCACATCGAAACGTTTCTGGACATGTCCGAGTTTATTCGCCGCTCCATGTCCAATCTGGGCAACACGGCCCTGCAGGCCATCGTCATCACCTTTGTCGTGCTGCTGTTCTTTCTCCGCAATCTACGCAGTTCGCTTATCGTTGCCGTATCGATCCCCATTTCCATTATGGCCACTTTTGCGGTCATGGATCAAGCCGGACTTACGCTGAATATCATCTCGATGGCGGGTCTGGCGTTGGCCGTCGGTATGCTGGTCGACAATTCCATCGTTGTATTGGAAAGCATCTTCCGCCTACGCGAAGAGGGCGACGGTCCGGTCGATGCTGCCAACCACGGAACGAACCAGGTGGCCATGGCTATTACCGCCTCTACTCTGACGACGTTGGCCGTCTTTGTTCCGGTTCTATTTGTCCCTGGACTTGCCGGACAGTTGTTCAAGGAGATGGTCATTACCATCTGTTCCTCGCTGATTATTTCACTCGTCGTCGCTTTGACGCTGATTCCCATGCTTTCCTCCCGCTTTTTAACGGCCGAGAAAGCGGCTGAAGGGCGGTGGAAAAAATGGAGCGATATGATCGGGCAATGGATCGATTCGTTGCGCGAGAGATACACGCAACGGTTGGAATGGGCGCTGCATCATCGCGGTCTTGTCTTAACCGTGACCGGCGCTCTGTTTATCGTTTCGGTCGTGCTGCTGGTGGTGCGCGGCGGCGAGTTTTTGCCGGAAGGCGACGACGGCTTTATCTCCATCGCTGTAGACCGCACACCCGGCATCAGTCTCGATGAAATGTCAAGGACCATGAAGCAGATCGACGACATTCTCGCCGCCAAAGTGCCCGAGGCCGTCGGCACATTATCCACGTTCGGGCAGGGAGAGGGCATCATGGCGTTCTTTTCCTCGCGCTTTGCCGCCGAAGGCGACATCACCGTTCGTCTGCCCAGCCTCAGCAAACGGAAACGAAGTGAGGATGAGATCAAAGCTTCCCTGCGCGAGGATTTTGCCCGTATTCCCGATGCCAAAATCAATTTTTCCGACCGAGGACAGCAGGCCATGATGGGGAACGCGGCGGATATAACCGTCAAGATCATCGGCCATGACTTGAGCATGGCCGAAGCAATGGCCAACACCATTTTAGAACGTGTGAAAAAAATACGAGGCGTAGTCTTTGCCGAGACGAGCATCGAGAAGGCGCGGCCGGAATTGGTCATCAATCTTGACCGTGACCGTATAGCGGATCTCGGCCTGAGTACGGCGCAAGTGGGACAGACGGTCAGCACCAGCATTCTAGGCTCGGTTGTCACGCGTTATCGCGAAGGCGGCGACGAGTTCGACATCCGCGTCCAGCTGGCTCCCGAAGCGCGGCAGTCCAAAGAAGATCTGGAAAATCTGCTCATCATGACGCCCCAGGGCCGCCAAATCCCGCTGCGCGCCGTCGCTTCGATCGAGTACACCAAGTCTCCGCAAACCATCGTGCGTGAAGATCAAGAGCGGGTTGTGAGCGTCAACATCGACATCTCGGGACGCGACCTGCGCAGCATTACCCGCGACGTGAAAAAAGTTCTTGCCGGCGTCGCCGTTCCGCCGGACTTTCGTTTCGAGATCGGCGGCTCAGCCGAAGACATGCAGGAATCGTTTATGTACTTGGGCATCGCCATGCTGGTCGCCATTGTCCTCACCTACATGGTGATGGCCTCGCAGTTCGAGTCGCTGGTTGATCCGTTCATCATTCTCTTTACCATCCCCATGTCCTTTATCGGCGTAGCGCTGGCTCTGCTGATTACCAACACGCCTCTGAGCGTCATGGCATTGGTGGGAATCGTGATGTTGGTCGGCATCGTCGTCAATAACGGCATTGTTTTGGTCGACTATACCAATCAGCTGCGGCATCGCGGGTTAGATTTGTTCGAGGCTCTCATTCAGGCGGGCAGAATCCGTATGCGGCCGGTATTAATGACTGCGGCCACCACGATCCTGGCCATGACGCCGTTGGCGTTCGGCTTGGGAGAGAGCGGCGAACAGTGGGCGCCGATGGCCCGTGCGGTGATGGGCGGTCTGACGGTTTCCACGCTTTTGACATTGCTCGTCGTGCCGGTCATTTATGCGGTGGTTGAAATCACTTCGGCAAAAAGAAAACAAAAAAAGCAGGCTAAGCGGCAGGCACGGATAGCGGGTTAA